The genomic window CTGCGATTGAAAATTATATTCCTGCGAACAATAGGTCTCAGATGATTCAGAAAGGTTTAAATGAGATCATTCTAGATGCATATAATGCAAATCCCAGCAGTATGGCTGTAGCAATTACTAATTTTCTTCAGTTAAATAACAGTAATAAAATTATGATTCTTGGCGATATGTTTGAATTAGGAAACGAGAGTTTATATGAACATAAAGTTATAGTAGATTCGCTGGCAGAACAAAATCAAGCATTATGCTTTTTAATTGGAAAGTCTTTTTATGCTAATCAGATTCAGAAAGAAAATTTAAGGTTTTTTGAAACTTTTGATTCACTAGCAGTATACTTAAAAGACTTTAAATTTGACTCCAACACTATTTTAATTAAAGGTTCAAGAGGAATGGCTTTGGAGCGAACTTTAGATTATATTTCTTAAAATGACATAAAGCCATCCCAATAACGGGTGGCTTAATTTTTTAATTAAATAGTCATTAGAAACCCAATTAGATTTTCTTTTTTATTTAAACCTAGTTTCTTTCTCAAACGGTAACGGGCAAGCTCAACTCCTCCTGTTGAAATATTCATGATTTCGGCTATTTCTTTAGTAGACATATTCATTAATAAATAGGTCGATAAATCTAACTCTCTTGGAGAAATGGTTGGGTATTGGCCTTTAAGTCGTTTCAGGAACTCAAAATGCACATTCTTAATGTGTTTTTCCAAGTCTTTCCAGCTCTTATCTGTGTTAACTTCCTTTACAATACTTTTATGCAGCTTACTGAATTCGGATTTAGTGTTGTCGTCTAATATGCTGGTATCGATGTCTTTAAGTTTATGAATAATCCCGTTTAGAACTTTATTCTTTTTTACAACTTGTAAAGAGTTGTTTACTAGTTCTTTATCCTTGGCTAAGATTTTAATTTGAAGCTTATCATTTTTCAATTTTTCAATCTCTTTTTCAAGATCATGCTGTTCATGTCTGATCTTAGATTCTTTTTCTAAGTACAATCTTCTTTGTTCGATTGTTTCGTAATATTTGTTTTTTCTTATCTTCGATTTAATTCTAATTGAGATTACGTAAGCTCCTAATAAAATTAAAATCAAATAAAATAAATACGCCAAGAAATGTCTGTACCATGGTGGAGAAACCGTAAATTCAACTTCAGTAATATTAGACTCAATTCCGTAGCTGTTTCGCGCTTTTAATTTCATTACATAATTACCTTCTCTCAAATTGGTATATTCCTTTATAGAAGTCGACGACCATCCTCTCCAGTTTTCTTCAAATGGCTCCAGTTTGTAAGAGTACATTACATTTTCCTGATTTTCGTATGTTGGAGAAGCAAACGTAAATTTTACACGGTTGTATTTATAAGGTATACTGTAAGATTCTGTTTTATTAAAAATATTCCCAGTCAAAATCGTATCTCCAGGAAAAGAAAAGCTCTCAATAAAAGCTTTTGGTTTTGTCATAAATGTATTCGATATCGCCGAATTGTAGTGTGCTAAGCGATCTGTCAACCCTATAAAAATGTTTTGAGGATCAACAGCATTTACAGATATATAATTGTTTACTAAATTTCCAGTCAAATTTGAAAATATAGCTTGCTTCTTAGTAAAAGTTCCATTTTGATTTTTGACTACTACTCCTAGAGATTCATTAAATGCATACCATAAATTCCCAGAAGGATCTTCAATTAATGTATTGATTGTTGGAATTCCCTTGAATAAAGCGGTGATTTTTTTATCCTCGAAGAAAGCTTCCTGTTCAACAGAATATCTGAAAAAATGATTTTTAACTTGAAAATATACCTTATTATTGATGTTTTGTAAACTGTTTATTGGGCCTTTGTATTTTTCTGAAATATTAGTATGTTTTTTCATGAAATCGAATCTTTTCAAATCGTCTGAAAGTTTTACTTGGTATAGAAACGGATTTTTCTTCAGCCATAGATAGTTCTCATCGATTTCTACAGAAAAGTTGTTTGTAGTTTCATCGAATCCTTTTACTTGATGAAGATAGTCGTATCCAGTTGCGGATTTCTTGAAAACAGAAAATCCGTTGTAACTTTCTCCAATAATATAGTTTTCGTGATTCGGGATTTTTTTGAATCCAAAATATCCTTTTGTGTCTAATATTTTCGAAACTCTATTATTTTCAATAATTAAAGCACCGCTGTTACTAGCGCAAACAAGTACATCATTTAGAACTTGAATATTCCAAACTTGAGAAATTGTCCCTTCGACTCTTGTAAATGGACTATCTTTAAAAGATTTTTCCCAAGGATGGTAAAATAAACCCTGGTTAGTAGCAACATAGAGATTTCCATTGAAAGTTGTTGAAGCATAGACGGTTCCTATATTGTAACTGTAGTCAAAATATGAGAATGGAGAATTTTCATTAATAAATGTAATACCATTGTCAAGTCCAAGCCATATATTGTTTTTATTGTCGACAAAAGAGGCAAGAATCGTATTATTTTGAAGACCTTTCTGTCTGTTTAAATGCTGAATAATTTTTCCGTTTAAATCACAAATAATCGCGCCATCCAAGACAGAGTTAAGAACAATAAATTTGTTCTTTATAATAGAGCCACCAAGAGAAGTATTTTTTTTGATAAAATCATTTGCTTCTGTTGCCCAAGGTTTTATTATGCCATTTTCAGATATAAAAATACCTTTCTCCAAAGTTGCGTACAATAATCTATTATTAGGCAACGGGAAAAGAGACCAGATTTCCTTATCATTAAAAATTGTAGTGCCTTTAACGGCCGTTAATCTTCTGTTTCTATATTCTAGTACACCAAGAGTTTTATCCTGAAAATAAAGACGGTTGTTGACTAAAAATGAAAATTGAAATTTATGCGGCGCGTTTAAGGTGGTTATTTTTTCGTTTTTTAAGAAAAATACTTTGCTGAAAGATTGAAAAATTACCTCTCCTCTAAAAAGATGAATTCTCCAGATTAAATTGATGTTTTCCTTGTCAATTGGACTTAATAAGTTGTATAAAGAATGGTATTTTAAAATTCCTTTTTCGTCAATTTTAAAATATCCAAATTCGTTATTTCCTCCAACAAATATTCTTCCTGAGTTATCAATTTTTAAACTTCTAATTTCTGATTTATTTGGTAATGAATATTTGTGCCAGTTCGACCCGTCAAACTGAATCAAGCCGCTGTTGTTTGCGAAATAGATATTTCCGTTTTTATCTTGGTCAATACTCCAGTTTTGAGTGCCTCCTTTATATTCAGATCTTTTATAGTTTTTAATATCGGGGATTCCAATATTTTTTACCTGAGAAAAACTTATGTTTTGTATGAAAAATAGTAATGCAAGTATAAAAGTTCTAACTATGAATTTCATAAAATTTTAAATGTATTTTTATTAGAAATGCGTAATAATGTCGTTTGATTGTTGATTTTTCAATCTGATTAAATCTCTTTTTTTAAATTATTTTTAATTTACATCGTTATAGTTGCTGTTAAACTAATGTAATATACGTTTTTTTTAATTAACATTTTTATAACAAAATTTTACTAAAGCTAAAATACAGTAAATTAATTAATTAAAAAAAAAATGTTGTGTTTTTGTAGTGTAATAATATTTGCTTTGAAGTGTTTTTGTAAAGAATTTTAATTCTCCTTTATTAAAATTTAACATTATAATTGCATTAAATTACTAATTAATTAACCAAAATTTTTAGAAAAATGAAATTGACAAAATTACTTATTTTTTGTATTTCGTCTTTACTGTTTTCAGTTATCGCATTTGCTCAGGATGTTACGGTAACGGGAATCGTTAATGATGAAAGCGGATTACCCGTCCCAGGGGCATCCGTTTTAGTAAAAGGAACAAATAAAGCTACGGCTTCTGATTTTGATGGGAAATTTCAGATCAGTGTTCCATCAAACGGAACTTTGATTATTAGTTTCGTAGGTTTTGAAACTGCTAATGAGGTAATAAACGGAAGGACAAAAGTCAACGTGGTTCTTAAAGCAGTGTCTCAAAGTTTAAATGAAGTTGTTGTTATCGGTTATGGTACACAAAAGAAAGCCTTAATAAC from Flavobacterium fluviale includes these protein-coding regions:
- a CDS encoding helix-turn-helix and ligand-binding sensor domain-containing protein, with amino-acid sequence MKFIVRTFILALLFFIQNISFSQVKNIGIPDIKNYKRSEYKGGTQNWSIDQDKNGNIYFANNSGLIQFDGSNWHKYSLPNKSEIRSLKIDNSGRIFVGGNNEFGYFKIDEKGILKYHSLYNLLSPIDKENINLIWRIHLFRGEVIFQSFSKVFFLKNEKITTLNAPHKFQFSFLVNNRLYFQDKTLGVLEYRNRRLTAVKGTTIFNDKEIWSLFPLPNNRLLYATLEKGIFISENGIIKPWATEANDFIKKNTSLGGSIIKNKFIVLNSVLDGAIICDLNGKIIQHLNRQKGLQNNTILASFVDNKNNIWLGLDNGITFINENSPFSYFDYSYNIGTVYASTTFNGNLYVATNQGLFYHPWEKSFKDSPFTRVEGTISQVWNIQVLNDVLVCASNSGALIIENNRVSKILDTKGYFGFKKIPNHENYIIGESYNGFSVFKKSATGYDYLHQVKGFDETTNNFSVEIDENYLWLKKNPFLYQVKLSDDLKRFDFMKKHTNISEKYKGPINSLQNINNKVYFQVKNHFFRYSVEQEAFFEDKKITALFKGIPTINTLIEDPSGNLWYAFNESLGVVVKNQNGTFTKKQAIFSNLTGNLVNNYISVNAVDPQNIFIGLTDRLAHYNSAISNTFMTKPKAFIESFSFPGDTILTGNIFNKTESYSIPYKYNRVKFTFASPTYENQENVMYSYKLEPFEENWRGWSSTSIKEYTNLREGNYVMKLKARNSYGIESNITEVEFTVSPPWYRHFLAYLFYLILILLGAYVISIRIKSKIRKNKYYETIEQRRLYLEKESKIRHEQHDLEKEIEKLKNDKLQIKILAKDKELVNNSLQVVKKNKVLNGIIHKLKDIDTSILDDNTKSEFSKLHKSIVKEVNTDKSWKDLEKHIKNVHFEFLKRLKGQYPTISPRELDLSTYLLMNMSTKEIAEIMNISTGGVELARYRLRKKLGLNKKENLIGFLMTI